Sequence from the Syntrophaceae bacterium genome:
GATTTCTGTAAAAAGGATGCAATAAGGAAGAGGTGCGGATTTGAAATCCGTCGCCTTTCTTTTCGTGGCTGCGGCATCCGTCTCTTCTGAGGGATTCCGAAAAGGACTGCCGCTATCGCCTTCCTCCAAACAGGGAACCCAGGACGCCGCGGATGATCTGCCGGCCGATCTGGCTGCCGATGCTGCGGGCGGCGCTCGTGGCGAGCGCTCCGACCAGCTGCTCCGTCTGTGTCTTGGGCTGCTTTTTTGCGGGTGTCGCGGACGATACCGCCTCCGCCTCCTGTCCGGCCCGGGCCTTGAGTTTTTCGTACGCCGATTCACGGTCGACGGTGTTTTCGTACGTGCCGTAGAAAATGGATCCCCTCACGATTTGGGTCATTTCCGCCGTCGACAGGGGCGTGAGAGCGCTCCGGGGCGGAACGATCCAGGCCCGCTCCACCTTGGCGGGAATGCCCTTCTCGTCCTGCATGGAGACGAGGGCCTCCCCCACGCCGAGTTCAAGGATGGCTGCGGCCGTGTCGAGGCCGGGATTGGCTCGGAAGGTCTCCGCGGCGGCTCGGACGGCCTTCTGGTCCCGGGGAGTGAAAGCTCGCAGGGCGTGCTGGACGCGGTTGCCCAGCTGACCGAGGACGGCGTCGGGAATGTCGAGGGGGTTCTGTGTGACGAAGTAGACGCCGACGCCCTTGGAGCGGATCAGCCGCACGACCTGCTCGATTTTTTCCTCCAGGGCCTTCGGGGCATCGTCGAAGAGAAGATGAGCCTCGTCGAAGAAAAAAACGAGCTTCGGTTTCGGCGGGTCTCCCGCCTCGGGAAGCTGCTCGAACAGCTCCGACAGGAGCCACAGGAGGAACGTGGCGTAGACCTTGGGCGCCGTCATCAGCCTGTCTGCCACGAGGATATTGACGATCCCGCGGCCCTGTGCGTCGGTCTGCAGCAGGTCTTCGATGTTGAGGGCCGGCTCGCCGAAGAACGTCTCGCCTCCCTGTTCCTCGAGAACGAGGAGGTTCCGCTGGATGGCGCCGACGCTGGCCTTGGAGATGTTCCCGTACTCGAGGCGGAACCGGTCCGCGTTATCGCCCACATACTGGGCCATGGCGCGCAGGTCCTTGAGGTCGAGGAGCAGGAAACCGCTGTCGTCGGCGATCTTGAAGAGAATGCTCAGCACGCCGCTCTGGGTCTCGTTCAGGTTGAGAACCCGGGACAGCAGGATCGGTCCCATCTCCGTGACCGTCGTCCGGACCGGGTGGCCCCGGTCACCGAAAACGTCCCAGAAGGCCACGGGACTTCCCTCGTATCGGAATCCTTGCATGTTCAGCTCTTTGACCCGCTCCGCGACCTTGGCGTGGTCGCCTCCCTGACTGGCAAGGCCCGAGAGGTCTCCCTTGACGTCGGCCAGGAAGACAGGGACGCCGAGGGCCGAGAACTGCTCCGCCAGCACGCGGAGGGTAACCGTCTTGCCCGTCCCGGTGGCGCCGGCGATCAGACCGTGGCGGTTGGCCATTTTTGGGTAAAGGAAGAGGTCGGACGGGCCTTTGGCGACGAGGATCGGTGATGGTTGCTGGGCCATGGTTCCTCCGGATATCCCGGCTGATGCGGGTTTTAGATGACGGCGACCCCGCCGGGCGACGGGGCCGCCATGGATGCCTGCACGAACCGGCCGGCTACTTTTTGGCGGGGGCCTTCTTCTCGGCCTTCTTGTCCTCTTTGACGTCAATGCTGGCGGCGGTCATGGTGTACTCGATGGTGACCTTGGATCCCACCTTGAGATCGCCCTTGATCTTCGTGTCTTTCGACAGGGCGAGTTCCCACTTGTCCTTTCCCTTCTGGACGACGATGAGGTTATCCTTTTTCTCCAGGACGGGTCCCGTGACCTGGTAGGTCTTGGGGCCGGCGGCGGCCGCGACGGTTGCAAACAGGAAAACGATGGCGACGGCGATCAGGATGCGTTTCATAAACCTTCTCCTTTCTTAGGGATTTCCTGCCACAATAAAGAAAGGAGGAAAAATGTCAAGGCCGGGATGTTGCCGGGCGAGGATTCATCCCCAGACCCGGGCCGCTTCGTCGGCCATGCCCGCAGCTTCCAGGGCCTCCCGCGTCGGGATGCCCTTCTCGGGATCGATGCCCATGAGCTCATAGAACCTGGCCTTCATGAAGGCCAGGTCCACCTGGGATCCTTCGGCCTCGCCTCCCTTGCCCGGTTCGAGCATCCGGGGCGTGAGGGCGTCGTCCTCAGCCGTGAGTCCGAATCCGTGGTTGATGAGGCGCCGGAGAAAATAGACCCGCCGGCCGGCCCGCATCATCTCCTCGGCGTCCCATCCGTAGTCGGCGACGGCGTTGAAGAGGGTGAGCCAGTCCGGGATGGTCACCTCGGCGTCGGCGAAGTTGCAGAAGCAGGCGCTGTTCTCGATGGCCCCCAGGGCCACGGCGGTAACGGCGGCTTCCGCCTTGTTTTCCGAGGTCTGCGGCTCCAGGATCAGGTCGAAGCCGATCTCCGGGTAGTACCGCGCCCCCATCTCCATGAACAGCATCGGGTCGGCGACGTGGCAGGCTCCCCGGGCGCCCACGGCGTAGCTCAGTGCCATCCCGTGCCCGCCACCCCGGGGGTCGTGCATCGGCGCCTCCAGCCCCTTGCTGTGAACCGTGTAGTCGAGGCCCTTCCCGATCTTCTCGGCGGCCTTCACGCTGCCGTCCGCGAGCAACTCTCCGATCTTGCCCTCCCGGAGGCCGATCTTCGGGATGATCACGTCGATGACCGTCGCCATGTCGCCCCAGACGAAAGGAACGCCGTCCGTCTGCTCCAGGGTCAGGTCCCCCCGCTCGAAGGCTTCCATGGCCCAGGCGATGGTCCCGCCGGCGGAGATGCTGTCGATCCCGAGATCGTTGCAGAGGCGCCCAGCCTTGCAGGTCGCCGCCAGGTCGATGCTTCCGATGAGGGTGCCGAAGGCGACGATGGTCTCGTACTCCGGCCCGGGCCCCTCGGGAACGGCGAAGGGGCCGTCCTTGACCTCCACGACCCGCTTGCAGGCGATGCCGCAATAGGCGCAAGCCCCCCGGCGGGTCAGGTACAGGTCCGTCAGGGTACTGCCCGACAGGGCTTCCGCCGCTTCCTCCCAGAAGTTGCTGGTCCAGTTCTTCACGGGGACGTCGCCGCTGTAGACGCCGCCCATCAGGTTCGCCGCCGTGCCGTTCTCGTGAAGGACGTTCGACGCCAGGGCTTCCTTGATCCGCTCGTTCAGGTCCTTCCGGAGGGCCTCGAACGCTTCCGGGTCCGCCAGTTCCATCGTCTTTTTGGAGGCTTTCACGACGACGGCCTTGAGCTGCTTGGCCCCCATGAGGGTACCGAAGCCGGCCCGGCCCGTGGCGTGGTGTCCGTCGTTGAGGATGAGGGCGAACTTCACCAGCCGCTCCGCCGCGGGACCGATGACCAGCGTCCGGGCGTTCTTCCCGTAGCGCTCCTTCAGGAGGCGAGTTACCTCTTCGGTCCCCTTTCCCCAGAGGTCGGAGGCGTCGAGAACCTGCGCCCGGTCGTCCTCGACCAGGAGCAGGGAGGGCTTTTCCGTCCGTCCGGTGATGACGATGCCGTCGAGGCCGCAGTAACGCAGCTCCGGGGCAAAATAGCCCCCGCAGGAGGAGTCGCCCCAGTGCCCCGTCAGGGGGGAGCATCCGGCGACGCTGTTCCGGCTGGCCCCGGAGAGGCGGAGCCCCGCGAAGGGACCGTTCATAAAGATCAGCATGGCCGACGGATCCAGGGGATCCAGGTCGAATCGGCCCCGCTCCATGAAAAGCTTGGCCGCCAGCCCGCTGCCGCCGATGTACTGCCTGTACCAGGCCTCGGGCAGGGCCTCGATCTCTGTTTTTCCTGCCGTGAGATCCACGTTGAGTATCTTGCCTGTATTGCCTTTCATGAGCGTACCTCCTGGGAAAAGTGGTCCCGGTTCTCCGCAGGTCCCGGGACATAAGGGGGTTCGTGTTTCAGGACGCCGGTTCCGGAGCAATGAGCCTTTCGAGCAGGCTCTCCGCGGCCCGGAGGGCCGGGTTGACCGGATCAAGGGACAGCAGGTCTTCTCCGGCGAGGTTGCGGGCCGCCACGTCGCCGTCCGCGGGGATCACACCCAGGGGCTCGATTCCCGCCTCCCGCGCCAGCCGGAAGAAGAGATCCTCCGACTCCCGGGGGAAACGGCTGCCCACCGCGCAGATCCGGTCGTAGGGCAGGGACAGCTCCCGCACCAGCTCGTCGATCCTCCGGGCCGTGTCGAAGCTCAGCCGGGAGGGATCGCAGGAAATCAGAAGGGTGTCCGAGGGGTTGCCGGCCCGGCGGCTGAAGTGCTCCAGTCCGGCGCCGAAATCCATCAGGACCAGGTCGTACATGGCCATCGTGTCCAGCAGGCTCTCCGTGAGGGCCGAATGTACGGCGCAGTAGCAGCCCTCGCCGGCGGTCCTGCCCATGACGAGAAAGTCGAAGGAGCGGTCGTGGCGGATCGTGTCCCAGAGGGAAAACCGCAGCTTCCTTCCCCTCCCCGCCGACCCCTTGAGTTCGTTCCGGCGCCGGTCCACCGCCTGTCCGACCGTAGCCTCCACCGGGAGGCCGAGGGTCGCCGACAGGTTTGCGTCCGGGTCGGCGTCGATGACGAGGATGTCCCGGAAGGTCCCGCGGCGGAGCAGGGCGGCCAGCATCAGGGATGCCAGGGTCGTTTTCCCCGACCCTCCCTTGCCCGTGAAGGAAAAGATGCGCGGCTTTTTCATCAGAGGATCTCCCCGGTCCGGATCCAGATATGCTCGTAAAGGACATACTCCACGATCAGGGCGAAACGGCCCGGATCCTCAATTTCCAGGGTCTCCGCGGGAACGAGTTCCTGGAAGACGCCGTGCTCCCTGTGATACCGGACGATTCCGGCGCCGAGGCCGGCGATCCGGTCCGTGGTTTCCTCATCCAGGTCATACGGGAAGACGAACTGGGCCCGGGAATAGCACCCGGCCAGCGCATCCAGCCGTTCCAGCTTTTCCGCCAGTCCCTCCGACCCGTCAAAGGCCAGCAGGCACTCCTTCGCCGGTGGCCGGTAGTCCCGGATCCGGCAGCGGGGCTCCGGCCCCTGAAAATCCAGGTCGATCCACCGTTCCCCCGCCGCCTCCTCGAGAACCGCCGCGACGTGACCCGCCGGATAGCCCGTCCGGCGGACGATGTCGGTTACGGTCACCCAGCCGGCTCCGACCAGGGGGTGCAGGATCCCCGTGGGAACGAAGCCGCGCTTGAGCCTCATCTTCAGGTCCCGCATCCGCGGGAGGACCGCCGCCACGTCCACGCGGATGTCCGTTCCCGGCACGATGAGG
This genomic interval carries:
- a CDS encoding DUF853 family protein, whose product is MAQQPSPILVAKGPSDLFLYPKMANRHGLIAGATGTGKTVTLRVLAEQFSALGVPVFLADVKGDLSGLASQGGDHAKVAERVKELNMQGFRYEGSPVAFWDVFGDRGHPVRTTVTEMGPILLSRVLNLNETQSGVLSILFKIADDSGFLLLDLKDLRAMAQYVGDNADRFRLEYGNISKASVGAIQRNLLVLEEQGGETFFGEPALNIEDLLQTDAQGRGIVNILVADRLMTAPKVYATFLLWLLSELFEQLPEAGDPPKPKLVFFFDEAHLLFDDAPKALEEKIEQVVRLIRSKGVGVYFVTQNPLDIPDAVLGQLGNRVQHALRAFTPRDQKAVRAAAETFRANPGLDTAAAILELGVGEALVSMQDEKGIPAKVERAWIVPPRSALTPLSTAEMTQIVRGSIFYGTYENTVDRESAYEKLKARAGQEAEAVSSATPAKKQPKTQTEQLVGALATSAARSIGSQIGRQIIRGVLGSLFGGRR
- a CDS encoding aldehyde ferredoxin oxidoreductase family protein — protein: MKGNTGKILNVDLTAGKTEIEALPEAWYRQYIGGSGLAAKLFMERGRFDLDPLDPSAMLIFMNGPFAGLRLSGASRNSVAGCSPLTGHWGDSSCGGYFAPELRYCGLDGIVITGRTEKPSLLLVEDDRAQVLDASDLWGKGTEEVTRLLKERYGKNARTLVIGPAAERLVKFALILNDGHHATGRAGFGTLMGAKQLKAVVVKASKKTMELADPEAFEALRKDLNERIKEALASNVLHENGTAANLMGGVYSGDVPVKNWTSNFWEEAAEALSGSTLTDLYLTRRGACAYCGIACKRVVEVKDGPFAVPEGPGPEYETIVAFGTLIGSIDLAATCKAGRLCNDLGIDSISAGGTIAWAMEAFERGDLTLEQTDGVPFVWGDMATVIDVIIPKIGLREGKIGELLADGSVKAAEKIGKGLDYTVHSKGLEAPMHDPRGGGHGMALSYAVGARGACHVADPMLFMEMGARYYPEIGFDLILEPQTSENKAEAAVTAVALGAIENSACFCNFADAEVTIPDWLTLFNAVADYGWDAEEMMRAGRRVYFLRRLINHGFGLTAEDDALTPRMLEPGKGGEAEGSQVDLAFMKARFYELMGIDPEKGIPTREALEAAGMADEAARVWG
- a CDS encoding AAA family ATPase, translating into MKKPRIFSFTGKGGSGKTTLASLMLAALLRRGTFRDILVIDADPDANLSATLGLPVEATVGQAVDRRRNELKGSAGRGRKLRFSLWDTIRHDRSFDFLVMGRTAGEGCYCAVHSALTESLLDTMAMYDLVLMDFGAGLEHFSRRAGNPSDTLLISCDPSRLSFDTARRIDELVRELSLPYDRICAVGSRFPRESEDLFFRLAREAGIEPLGVIPADGDVAARNLAGEDLLSLDPVNPALRAAESLLERLIAPEPAS